In a single window of the Amycolatopsis sp. cg5 genome:
- a CDS encoding ATP-binding protein codes for MKISFALPDDQTAPAMARRVVRQALAELGITADLVDDAVLAVSELVTNAVEHGGGPDRLELDHDSEQFTLSVFDRSTAPPEQRTPEPTAARSRGLLLVQAVATQWGSDPDGRGKGVWARFALRSRVET; via the coding sequence ATGAAGATCTCGTTCGCACTGCCCGACGACCAGACGGCACCAGCCATGGCCCGCCGCGTCGTCCGGCAGGCACTGGCCGAACTCGGCATCACCGCCGATCTCGTCGACGACGCCGTGCTCGCCGTCTCCGAGCTGGTCACCAACGCCGTCGAGCACGGCGGCGGCCCCGACCGGCTCGAGCTGGACCACGACAGCGAGCAATTCACCCTGAGCGTGTTCGACCGCAGCACAGCGCCCCCGGAGCAGCGGACGCCGGAACCCACCGCCGCGCGCAGCCGCGGGCTGCTGCTGGTGCAGGCGGTCGCGACGCAGTGGGGCAGTGATCCGGATGGGCGAGGCAAAGGTGTCTGGGCGCGGTTCGCCTTGCGAAGCAGGGTTGAGACCTAG
- a CDS encoding SigB/SigF/SigG family RNA polymerase sigma factor has product MAELPAEDPRREPIRDELVRTHLSLAKNLARKFSNREEPLDDLVQIATIGLINAVDRFDPAHGSDFLAFAVPTISGELRHHFRDNSWSVRVPRRLKELNASIAAAREELTIRLSRAPRPSEIAHHLGIGTEEVYEGLRAGQGRYGTSLDNLLESQPNAAFGGPDENLDQAELREALRPLLETLPERERKIVALRFGYGLSQSDIARRVGVSQMQVSRLLTATLKKLRDGLGTADMPDT; this is encoded by the coding sequence CTGGCCGAGCTCCCCGCCGAGGATCCTCGCCGTGAGCCCATCCGCGACGAACTCGTCCGTACCCATCTGTCCTTGGCCAAGAACCTGGCCCGCAAGTTCTCCAACCGCGAGGAACCGCTCGACGACCTCGTCCAGATCGCCACGATCGGGTTGATCAACGCGGTCGACCGCTTCGACCCCGCACACGGCAGCGACTTCCTCGCGTTCGCCGTGCCGACCATCTCGGGTGAGCTGCGGCATCACTTCCGGGACAACAGCTGGTCGGTGCGGGTACCCCGGCGGCTCAAGGAGCTGAACGCGAGCATCGCGGCGGCCCGCGAGGAGCTGACCATCCGGCTTTCGCGCGCGCCGCGGCCGAGTGAGATCGCGCATCACCTCGGCATCGGCACCGAGGAGGTTTACGAAGGCCTTCGCGCAGGTCAGGGCCGATACGGGACCTCGCTCGACAACTTGCTGGAGAGCCAGCCGAACGCCGCGTTCGGCGGTCCCGACGAGAACCTGGACCAGGCCGAGCTGCGCGAGGCGCTGCGGCCGCTGCTGGAGACGCTGCCGGAACGCGAGCGCAAGATCGTCGCGCTGCGCTTCGGCTACGGCCTCAGCCAGTCGGACATCGCACGCCGTGTCGGTGTGTCGCAGATGCAGGTGTCGCGGCTGCTGACGGCTACGTTGAAGAAGCTCAGGGACGGCCTGGGCACAGCTGACATGCCGGACACGTGA
- a CDS encoding anti-sigma factor — MGVIEVRTAAVPDVVPTLRTLAADIAMRQDFDLDAIEDLRMAVDEACSLLLGSAIEGTMTCVFTAEPGRVEVAVTVPVRSAELAEQTSLTWQLLTALATSAKRTVTPEDGGFVARIDLVRECATAER; from the coding sequence GTGGGAGTGATCGAGGTACGCACGGCCGCGGTGCCGGACGTGGTACCCACGCTGCGCACGCTCGCCGCGGACATCGCCATGCGCCAGGACTTCGACCTGGACGCCATCGAAGACCTCCGGATGGCGGTCGACGAGGCGTGCTCGCTGCTGTTGGGCTCGGCCATCGAGGGCACGATGACCTGCGTGTTCACCGCCGAACCCGGTCGGGTCGAGGTGGCCGTCACGGTGCCGGTCCGCTCGGCTGAGCTGGCCGAGCAGACGTCGCTGACCTGGCAGTTGCTGACCGCGCTCGCGACGTCGGCCAAGCGCACGGTCACGCCGGAGGACGGCGGGTTCGTGGCCCGCATCGACCTCGTCCGCGAGTGCGCGACGGCCGAGCGGTGA
- a CDS encoding WhiB family transcriptional regulator: protein MADVSRLPSVVAEEWDWQLKGSCRGADSSLFFHTDNERGSARERREARAKEICHGCPVLQQCRRHALTVQEPYGIWGGLGEIERRQLFLRQRRASKKSVPTG from the coding sequence ATGGCTGACGTGAGCCGGCTACCGAGTGTGGTGGCGGAGGAGTGGGACTGGCAGCTCAAAGGCTCATGCCGGGGAGCCGACAGCAGCCTGTTCTTCCACACCGACAACGAGCGCGGATCCGCCCGTGAGCGCCGCGAGGCGCGCGCGAAGGAGATCTGCCACGGCTGCCCGGTGCTGCAGCAATGCCGCAGGCACGCGCTCACCGTCCAGGAGCCCTACGGCATTTGGGGTGGTCTAGGGGAAATCGAGCGGCGTCAGCTGTTCCTCCGCCAGCGACGCGCCAGTAAGAAGTCGGTCCCCACTGGCTGA